From one Lolium rigidum isolate FL_2022 chromosome 4, APGP_CSIRO_Lrig_0.1, whole genome shotgun sequence genomic stretch:
- the LOC124708317 gene encoding serine/arginine-rich splicing factor RS2Z33-like isoform X3 has protein sequence MEAQSRRYVVEGCPWWNWWPSFQSLWRTLVKGALGARIREVELKRDYAFIEYSDPRDADDARYNLDGRDVDGSRIIVEFAKGIPRGSGGSREREYVGRGPAPGTGRCFNCGIDGHWARDCKAGDWKNKCYRCGERGHIERNCQNSPRSFRRERSYSRSPSPRRGRARSRSYSRSRSRSYSRSRSRSLSESPRGRRRERDARSRSLSYSRSPRRSLSPEAKEMDRSPTPDGSRSPRRSLSPEVKDKGDSPRGRGMSRSRSPSDGYHSPVANGRSPSPRIKDGRSPTKDGSPSPARGSPSPRGNNGSPSPRGNGDGAGSPRGSLSP, from the exons ATGGAAG CACAATCCAGAAGGTATGTGGTGGAAGGGTGCCCTTGGTGGAATTGGTGGCCATCGTTCCAAAGTTTATGGAGGACTTTGGTGAAGGGTGCCCTTGGTGCTAG AATACGTGAAGTGGAGTTGAAGCGCGACTATGCTTTTATT GAATACAGTGATCCTCGTGATGCTGATGATGCACGATACAATCTAGATGGAAGGGATGTTGATGGGAGCCGAATTATTGTGGAGTTCGCTAAAGGG ATTCCTCGTGGATCAGGTGGTTCACGTGAACGTGAATATGTGGGAAGAGGTCCTGCTCCAGGAACAGGGCGTTGTTTTAACTGTGGTATTGATGGTCACTGGGCCAGAGACTGCAAGGCTGGTGACTGGAAGAACAAATGTTACCGGTGTGGAGAAAGGGGCCATATAGAAAGAAACTGCCAGAATAGTCCCAGGAGTTTCAG GCGTGAGAGAAGTTATTCACGGTCACCATCTCCACGCCGTGGACGGGCCCGCAGTAGGAGCTACAGCAGAAGCAGAAGCCGTAGTTACAG CCGATCAAGGTCCAGGTCCTTGTCTGAATCTCCCAGAGGGCGCCGCCGGGAGCGTGATGCAAGATCAAGGAGCCTTAGCTACAGCAGGAGCCCCAGGAGATCACTTTCCCCAGAAGCAAAGGAAATGGACCGCAGCCCCACACCTGATGGCAGTCGGAGCCCTAGGCGATCTCTCTCCCCAGAAGTGAAGGATAAAGGTGACAGCCCTAGGGGCAGGGggatgagcaggagcaggagccctTCTGATGGCTACCATAGCCCTGTGGCCAATGGGCGCAGTCCGAGTCCCAGGATCAAAGATGGCAGGAGTCCTACTAAGGATGGCAGTCCCAGTCCTGCTAGGGGCAGCCCAAGTCCGAGGGGCAACAATG GCAGCCCTAGTCCCAGGGGCAACGGTGATGGTGCTGGCTCACCCAGAGGAAGCTTGTCCCCCTGA
- the LOC124708317 gene encoding serine/arginine-rich splicing factor RS2Z33-like isoform X1, with protein sequence MEAQSRRYVVEGCPWWNWWPSFQSLWRTLVKGALGARIREVELKRDYAFIEYSDPRDADDARYNLDGRDVDGSRIIVEFAKGIPRGSGGSREREYVGRGPAPGTGRCFNCGIDGHWARDCKAGDWKNKCYRCGERGHIERNCQNSPRSFRRERSYSRSPSPRRGRARSRSYSRSRSRSYSRSRSRSLSESPRGRRRERDARSRSLSYSRSPRRSLSPEAKEMDRSPTPDGSRSPRRSLSPEVKDKGDSPRGRGMSRSRSPSDGYHSPVANGRSPSPRIKDGRSPTKDGSPSPARGSPSPRGNNGSPSPRGNGDGGSPSPRGNGDGAGSPRGSLSP encoded by the exons ATGGAAG CACAATCCAGAAGGTATGTGGTGGAAGGGTGCCCTTGGTGGAATTGGTGGCCATCGTTCCAAAGTTTATGGAGGACTTTGGTGAAGGGTGCCCTTGGTGCTAG AATACGTGAAGTGGAGTTGAAGCGCGACTATGCTTTTATT GAATACAGTGATCCTCGTGATGCTGATGATGCACGATACAATCTAGATGGAAGGGATGTTGATGGGAGCCGAATTATTGTGGAGTTCGCTAAAGGG ATTCCTCGTGGATCAGGTGGTTCACGTGAACGTGAATATGTGGGAAGAGGTCCTGCTCCAGGAACAGGGCGTTGTTTTAACTGTGGTATTGATGGTCACTGGGCCAGAGACTGCAAGGCTGGTGACTGGAAGAACAAATGTTACCGGTGTGGAGAAAGGGGCCATATAGAAAGAAACTGCCAGAATAGTCCCAGGAGTTTCAG GCGTGAGAGAAGTTATTCACGGTCACCATCTCCACGCCGTGGACGGGCCCGCAGTAGGAGCTACAGCAGAAGCAGAAGCCGTAGTTACAG CCGATCAAGGTCCAGGTCCTTGTCTGAATCTCCCAGAGGGCGCCGCCGGGAGCGTGATGCAAGATCAAGGAGCCTTAGCTACAGCAGGAGCCCCAGGAGATCACTTTCCCCAGAAGCAAAGGAAATGGACCGCAGCCCCACACCTGATGGCAGTCGGAGCCCTAGGCGATCTCTCTCCCCAGAAGTGAAGGATAAAGGTGACAGCCCTAGGGGCAGGGggatgagcaggagcaggagccctTCTGATGGCTACCATAGCCCTGTGGCCAATGGGCGCAGTCCGAGTCCCAGGATCAAAGATGGCAGGAGTCCTACTAAGGATGGCAGTCCCAGTCCTGCTAGGGGCAGCCCAAGTCCGAGGGGCAACAATGGTAGCCCTAGTCCCAGGGGCAATGGTGATGGAGGCAGCCCTAGTCCCAGGGGCAACGGTGATGGTGCTGGCTCACCCAGAGGAAGCTTGTCCCCCTGA
- the LOC124708317 gene encoding serine/arginine-rich splicing factor RS2Z33-like isoform X2, producing MPRYDDRYGNTRLYVGRLASRTRSRDLEYLFSRYGRIREVELKRDYAFIEYSDPRDADDARYNLDGRDVDGSRIIVEFAKGIPRGSGGSREREYVGRGPAPGTGRCFNCGIDGHWARDCKAGDWKNKCYRCGERGHIERNCQNSPRSFRRERSYSRSPSPRRGRARSRSYSRSRSRSYSRSRSRSLSESPRGRRRERDARSRSLSYSRSPRRSLSPEAKEMDRSPTPDGSRSPRRSLSPEVKDKGDSPRGRGMSRSRSPSDGYHSPVANGRSPSPRIKDGRSPTKDGSPSPARGSPSPRGNNGSPSPRGNGDGGSPSPRGNGDGAGSPRGSLSP from the exons ATGCCTCGTTACGATGATCGTTATGGAAACACACGCTTGTATGTTGGTAGATTGGCCTCCCGCACTCGTTCGCGTGATCTAGAATATCTTTTCAGCAGATATGGAAG AATACGTGAAGTGGAGTTGAAGCGCGACTATGCTTTTATT GAATACAGTGATCCTCGTGATGCTGATGATGCACGATACAATCTAGATGGAAGGGATGTTGATGGGAGCCGAATTATTGTGGAGTTCGCTAAAGGG ATTCCTCGTGGATCAGGTGGTTCACGTGAACGTGAATATGTGGGAAGAGGTCCTGCTCCAGGAACAGGGCGTTGTTTTAACTGTGGTATTGATGGTCACTGGGCCAGAGACTGCAAGGCTGGTGACTGGAAGAACAAATGTTACCGGTGTGGAGAAAGGGGCCATATAGAAAGAAACTGCCAGAATAGTCCCAGGAGTTTCAG GCGTGAGAGAAGTTATTCACGGTCACCATCTCCACGCCGTGGACGGGCCCGCAGTAGGAGCTACAGCAGAAGCAGAAGCCGTAGTTACAG CCGATCAAGGTCCAGGTCCTTGTCTGAATCTCCCAGAGGGCGCCGCCGGGAGCGTGATGCAAGATCAAGGAGCCTTAGCTACAGCAGGAGCCCCAGGAGATCACTTTCCCCAGAAGCAAAGGAAATGGACCGCAGCCCCACACCTGATGGCAGTCGGAGCCCTAGGCGATCTCTCTCCCCAGAAGTGAAGGATAAAGGTGACAGCCCTAGGGGCAGGGggatgagcaggagcaggagccctTCTGATGGCTACCATAGCCCTGTGGCCAATGGGCGCAGTCCGAGTCCCAGGATCAAAGATGGCAGGAGTCCTACTAAGGATGGCAGTCCCAGTCCTGCTAGGGGCAGCCCAAGTCCGAGGGGCAACAATGGTAGCCCTAGTCCCAGGGGCAATGGTGATGGAGGCAGCCCTAGTCCCAGGGGCAACGGTGATGGTGCTGGCTCACCCAGAGGAAGCTTGTCCCCCTGA